A region of Synergistota bacterium DNA encodes the following proteins:
- a CDS encoding DUF882 domain-containing protein — MFLNDIRLSPHFSLKEFECPCCKCVRLDEKLLAKLEALRVLWGKSIVITSGYRCERHNRKIGGARNSLHMKGKAVDIKVPEREQGKILTLCKLLGLRVIPYGRRNFAHIDIGGDKNGCLSGYIKSGISNSFKLLSFSQAGAGDERAKRSHLFFDSDNKGGVLESESKNRSGYL; from the coding sequence ATTTTCTTGAACGATATAAGGTTATCTCCTCACTTTTCTTTAAAGGAGTTTGAATGCCCCTGTTGCAAGTGCGTAAGGCTTGATGAAAAGCTGCTTGCAAAGCTTGAGGCCTTACGGGTACTGTGGGGAAAAAGTATCGTTATAACAAGTGGTTATAGATGTGAAAGGCACAATAGGAAGATCGGCGGAGCAAGAAATTCACTTCATATGAAAGGAAAAGCCGTTGATATAAAGGTTCCCGAGAGGGAACAAGGGAAAATACTAACTCTTTGTAAGTTGCTTGGCCTGAGAGTTATCCCGTATGGAAGGAGAAATTTCGCTCATATCGATATAGGGGGTGATAAAAATGGATGTTTATCAGGTTATATCAAATCTGGGATTTCCAATAGTTTTAAGCTTTTATCTTTTAGTCAGGCTGGAGCGGGAGATGAGAGAGCTAAAAGAAGCCATCTATTCTTTGACTCAGACAATAAAGGAGGTGTCTTAGAAAGTGAGAGTAAAAACCGTTCAGGCTATCTTTAG